The Neodiprion pinetum isolate iyNeoPine1 chromosome 5, iyNeoPine1.2, whole genome shotgun sequence genome segment TAAAGCACAAAGTCTGTTCAGAGCAGTATGGTGTGGAAAGTGGAGTTTCTGCATCACTGTCCATGTGGCACCATTGGCATCCTGTAACTCCAAGACATTCCCTTGCACTCTCAAAGGATTTACAATCAAATGATGGGCACTTTTTTAAAGTTGCAGGGTACGTCCAAGATGGCTGTAGGCTTGGTCCATGCTCGTAAAGAGCATGGCAAGCTTCAAGTTCATTGTTATCGGACTGACCGCAGCTCTCTGAATATAATGGGCATTCACATGGGCATTCACAATCGGTTTGCTCCATCCTTTTGCAGTTCAAACAAAGTCTATCCATCtggaagaaaatacaaaaatacataGGTTTATCATACTGGATGGAAAGAATGGTAAGGTACCTATTTGCGAATTAAATGTAATTAAGAGAGTTCAATTCTTTTTACAGTTGTACGAATGATGGAGAATGTCTGATATTGAATATTACTCAAGTAATATACGTACTGTACTGCAGGGACAAAAAGCTGATAGTACATTACAGGTAGCATTGACAAGACCAAGGAAAATGTTGGTTCCAGGCACTACAGCAACCTGATACTTGACACAATGTTCCCCATGAACGATGTTGGTCAGCACTTCCTCAAGGGAGGTATTGAATTGGTAATATCTCTGTATAGTGCCATCAAGGTGGCTGGCACAGAGTTTTTTCTCCACGAAAAATTCATGGTTAAGTATATCGTTGGCAACAACAGGTTCCACGTGGGTTAAGTGCTGTTGCTCTACTTTGTTTTGGGCCTCAAATAGCGCCGGGTGAGATATTAGGTACCCTTTGTCATCCATCAGAAAACACTTCACCTTAATGTCACCGCAAAATGAAAACATTTCTAGTAATAGTCTTGCAAAATATCCCATCGTTACATCCATCGATACCACTGCCAAGACAGGATCGTTGCTGGAATGAAGGGCAGCTGAACGACCCTCAAATATCGTGTGAGAGAGCGTCACAACATAACCAGCACCTCCTGCATCCAGGTACGGCGATGTTAGGGTTACTTTCCCTGGATGCTTCAATGCCTTTCCGTACCACGATCTCCTCTTTGGATCCAAACCAGTGTCCAGTACTGTTCCTGGATAAACTTCCATCACCCCACTGACTACCGCGACGATATACCTACATACAGttcttggtgaaattttattttctactagAGTATAACGACAACCGCTAAGAAGACTAAAATCTAAAGTATGCGGAGGGACAACGATAAATAAGATGACTAGAACAGTTTTCTGATGCGATAAACGAACAATACTCTACAGTTCATTCAACAAATTACCTTCGGATGATGAACTTGTTCAATGTGCTGTGCAAATGACGTTGTTGAAAGtgactcaaaatttgagaTAGCATGGCAACATCAGGCCTGACAGATGGGTGGAGAACGCGATTGACCAATAGTCTCGTAGGGTCTTTGATGTATGCCATGTAACTCTGAACTGTGATTGCAGAATCGGTTTCAAGGAGGTGCAGCTGCTCGGTCGGCGATTTGAAGCACCATGGTGAGAGATAAACGACACCAGTATCTGTAGAATGAAGAGTAGTTGATAACcatgatgtaaaaaattttaaacatgaATTTGAATGTAATTAATGACTACTCACGCAAAGCCACTATTCTATTATGATTGGAACACAGAGTATCTTTATCTATGACCGATTGTAACAGCAAATCAAGCCGATGATGCAGGAGATCTGGAGGCAAGGAAGCTGTCGTCTTAATGAGTGATAATGACTCCTGCACTCCTTCCGACACAATGCATATAATCAAATCTCCGTATGCCAGATGCTTCCATCTGAATTGTTTCTGTAAGTTAAGAATAAGCATCGCATTCAGTTTCTACAGCATTGAGTGTATCATAAGAAAACTCACCGTTCGACCTAAAATGGTGGTGAAATTAGCATCACCTTCTGATAGTTCGttaatcattttcaatgtagaattttcatcaatgttttcaatatttttgagtGAAACTTTCAAGGGCTGCTCAGTCATGACTTCAGGTCTAGGAAAACTTTTATGCATCCAAACATTTCGTCTTTTATCAAAAAGTATGGCGTACGTTTTTGGACCTCCGTCGAAGTACGTTATATCTTCAACAAAGTCCTTCAACTTTATTTCCAAGGTAAGGAGGGCTGTTTTCGTTATTTGCCCCATAGATATGCACATTGATTTGCTACGAGGTTCGTAGTATGGATCAGATAAGTAATAATTGCTTGTGTTGGGTTCAGTACATTTTGTTCCTGAGAATAACTTAGCTAGTTCAAAACTCAGAATATTTTGGGTAGGCAGTGTCACAATTGTCTCGTTACCCGCGACTTCCTTAATGTCTAATTTGAGCTTTAAATCTGTAATGAATaaagattaattaattaaatctgCTTATAAGATGTAGATCAGGGTACATTGTGATGCTACATTCATTGCATTATTTACctgacaaaattaaaattgtgcATAAGTATGGAATTAGCTGTTCTGTGGAAATGATACTGCGGACATGCTTGATGTTTGAGATATCCTTCAATGTGTTTGTCAAATGtatcaatattatttcacCAGTCAAATTCGTGGTCAAGGATTTAATGTCTAAATTGAGCGACTGGTTGGAACCTGTGACATAGAAACATTG includes the following:
- the LOC124218856 gene encoding VWFA and cache domain-containing protein CG16868 yields the protein MAVEYLPIRVLGLVILFIIQANADFTDNGSVVNCRVDKPLRKQIEVEPLNGSCLRDIVDQVSKTLRNVGNEELGITSFQETLDRLEFNRVRDDLNVKLKSLTNKLNAKLQSYIDFLTRSNDLVQPILNAKSSNEIYSNLPRSSNICDEIKRVLTNSELRHLHILPTSHPGTICGPPSLSQNTGLLLLSRCKNPKKVLLLIEHGIFISEKDAGLAQLTAKTLLDMLSDKDYIGVVGLTGHGSTHCPDHLLRATDVNKIQLTRHIDTIIRFGSNQSLNLDIKSLTTNLTGEIILIHLTNTLKDISNIKHVRSIISTEQLIPYLCTILILSDLKLKLDIKEVAGNETIVTLPTQNILSFELAKLFSGTKCTEPNTSNYYLSDPYYEPRSKSMCISMGQITKTALLTLEIKLKDFVEDITYFDGGPKTYAILFDKRRNVWMHKSFPRPEVMTEQPLKVSLKNIENIDENSTLKMINELSEGDANFTTILGRTKQFRWKHLAYGDLIICIVSEGVQESLSLIKTTASLPPDLLHHRLDLLLQSVIDKDTLCSNHNRIVALHTGVVYLSPWCFKSPTEQLHLLETDSAITVQSYMAYIKDPTRLLVNRVLHPSVRPDVAMLSQILSHFQQRHLHSTLNKFIIRRYIVAVVSGVMEVYPGTVLDTGLDPKRRSWYGKALKHPGKVTLTSPYLDAGGAGYVVTLSHTIFEGRSAALHSSNDPVLAVVSMDVTMGYFARLLLEMFSFCGDIKVKCFLMDDKGYLISHPALFEAQNKVEQQHLTHVEPVVANDILNHEFFVEKKLCASHLDGTIQRYYQFNTSLEEVLTNIVHGEHCVKYQVAVVPGTNIFLGLVNATCNVLSAFCPCSTMDRLCLNCKRMEQTDCECPCECPLYSESCGQSDNNELEACHALYEHGPSLQPSWTYPATLKKCPSFDCKSFESARECLGVTGCQWCHMDSDAETPLSTPYCSEQTLCFKGIFGSLTPYGDGIYHSHSADEMGVREWPSVGPVAGGILTLLLVLGIMLYCYRLRSVQSGLEHQCLHMHASPETLRMSHLEGDVEPMEIDQAKSNLNSLLRDGVAPISPYRVSTNYRRPPGGDSDHGYSTMTPHDDSEQQTFAEPLLVVGGSSEPELQKQSVRPSSPTTRLGSPHHVLAPVTVHRNMETNYC